In the Clostridium beijerinckii genome, one interval contains:
- a CDS encoding DUF951 domain-containing protein, with protein sequence MVENFNLGDVVEMKKQHPCGSNQFEIIRVGADIKIKCTGCGRIVMIPRVKFKKEAKKIVIAAES encoded by the coding sequence ATGGTAGAAAACTTTAATCTCGGAGATGTGGTTGAAATGAAGAAGCAACATCCATGCGGTTCAAATCAATTTGAAATAATAAGGGTAGGTGCAGATATAAAAATAAAATGTACTGGCTGTGGTAGAATTGTAATGATTCCCAGAGTGAAATTTAAAAAGGAAGCAAAAAAAATAGTAATTGCTGCAGAAAGTTAG
- a CDS encoding mechanosensitive ion channel family protein, whose amino-acid sequence MYGNYLIELEEDFQFLKELKSNINSTLVDIISVKSIELIINKALKIAVVIIIMYFSIKIGKHLIKKFVDKQIESNAVISLDSQRAKTLGEVLKSVLKYSVYFMGITIIISIVFGGMSFTFASIGGIAVGLGAQSLIKDLINGFFILFENQFGVGDHVTIGSFNGIVKSIGIRATVIKDFTGDIHSIPNGSIGGVTNHSRNDIRFTVDIDISPQEDIKKVINVIRAACDEFKSKNEEYIGESIEITGVIALEVSKVTIRVVGNAKPLMQWKMERELRMSIKLALDKNRINVSLDEKQLDNENIEKDGE is encoded by the coding sequence TTGTATGGTAATTACTTAATAGAGTTAGAGGAAGATTTCCAATTTTTAAAGGAATTGAAATCTAATATTAATAGTACGCTGGTAGATATCATAAGTGTTAAATCAATCGAGCTAATAATAAATAAAGCACTTAAAATAGCAGTAGTAATAATTATAATGTATTTTTCTATAAAAATAGGTAAGCATTTAATAAAAAAGTTCGTTGATAAACAAATTGAAAGTAATGCAGTGATTTCTTTGGATTCTCAAAGGGCAAAAACTCTGGGGGAAGTATTGAAAAGTGTTTTAAAATATTCAGTATATTTTATGGGGATAACAATAATAATATCAATTGTATTTGGTGGTATGTCATTTACGTTTGCGAGTATAGGTGGAATTGCAGTTGGCCTTGGTGCGCAAAGTCTAATAAAAGATCTAATTAATGGATTTTTTATTTTATTTGAAAATCAATTTGGAGTAGGAGATCATGTAACAATAGGAAGTTTTAATGGAATTGTCAAAAGTATAGGAATTAGAGCCACCGTGATTAAAGATTTTACAGGGGATATACATTCAATTCCAAACGGGTCAATAGGTGGAGTTACAAATCATTCGAGGAATGATATTAGGTTCACGGTAGACATAGATATATCTCCACAGGAAGATATTAAAAAAGTTATTAACGTTATAAGAGCTGCTTGTGACGAGTTTAAGAGCAAAAACGAAGAATATATAGGTGAATCCATAGAAATAACTGGAGTCATAGCTCTTGAAGTATCGAAGGTTACAATAAGAGTAGTAGGGAATGCAAAGCCATTAATGCAGTGGAAAATGGAAAGAGAGCTTAGAATGTCAATAAAGTTAGCTTTGGATAAAAATAGAATAAATGTATCATTGGATGAGAAACAACTAGATAATGAAAATATAGAGAAGGATGGGGAGTAA